One genomic segment of Vibrio penaeicida includes these proteins:
- the putA gene encoding bifunctional proline dehydrogenase/L-glutamate gamma-semialdehyde dehydrogenase PutA: protein MFTATDVLTKQFVEQPLDQLWSLISPLYMVEETQWLEQLIPLAMPSDNEKRATKEKTTALINAIRADKNAVQMIDALLLEYSLDTQEGILLMCLAEALMRIPDSATADALIRDKLSVADWKSHLKNSDSVFVNASTWGLMLTGKVVGLKETESKSPSQAVNSLVNKLSEPVIRKAMHQAMKIMGHQFVLGRSISEAQKNGKKMRDKGYTYSFDMLGEAALTDKDADKYFNDYIMAIEAVGRDGYGLDTSPAPSVSIKLSALHPRYEVANYERVMDEMYSTVLKLLEKARELDVAITIDAEEADRLELSLKLFEKLYRSESVKGWGKFGLVVQAYSKRALPVLVWLNGLAKDQGDLIPLRLVKGAYWDSEIKWSQQGGYDNYPVYTRKEATDVAYLACARFLLSAEVRGNIFPQFASHNAHTVTAIAVMADHGDYEFQRLHGMGDALYEHAMSAFGQSVRIYAPVGSHKDLLPYLVRRLLENGANSSFVHRLVDARCPVDTLTHHPVDSLLAFETLNNTQIPLPGDIFDDRKNSIGVNVDIDSEAEVFEKAVHAFSDRQWKGAPIINGVNLFESMIKEGVQPTAVTAPYDRNKHVGNLVFANLDHVSEALNSAAANVDEWRSKSTEARGEYLNTLADLMERDLAELVALCHHEAGKTIHDCIDEVREAVDFCRFYANQANLLKAQHITAFDGSTKQVTREGRGVFVCISPWNFPLAIFLGQVTAALVAGNTVVAKPAEQTSLIAVKAIELMLEAGVPAGVIQLLPGIGREIGSALTSHPAIAGVAFTGSTETAQRINATLASREAAPVPFIAETGGQNAMIVDSTALPEQVVRDVMRSAFASAGQRCSALRVLFVQEDIADRITSLIQGAMAQLDVGLPYLHKTDVGPVIDQTAKTNLLAHIENMSSTQKLVAQAELSHACANGDYVAPSAFEIDDISVLEKEHFGPILHIVRFKANQIADVVKQINNTGFGLTMGVHSRNETTYRWIEKHIRVGNCYINRDQVGAVVGVQPFGGQGLSGTGPKAGGPHYLIRFTQAVYA, encoded by the coding sequence ATGTTTACAGCAACAGATGTGTTGACGAAACAGTTTGTTGAGCAACCGCTTGATCAACTTTGGTCGCTGATCTCGCCATTGTATATGGTTGAAGAGACCCAATGGTTAGAACAACTAATTCCATTAGCTATGCCTTCTGATAATGAAAAGCGTGCTACAAAGGAAAAAACCACAGCACTGATTAATGCTATCCGTGCCGACAAAAATGCTGTGCAGATGATTGATGCACTTCTATTGGAATACAGTTTAGACACTCAAGAAGGCATCCTATTGATGTGTTTGGCTGAAGCATTAATGCGTATTCCAGATTCCGCCACAGCAGACGCTTTGATTCGTGACAAGTTGAGTGTTGCTGATTGGAAGTCTCACCTTAAAAATTCAGACTCGGTTTTCGTGAATGCATCCACTTGGGGCTTAATGCTGACAGGTAAAGTGGTTGGACTTAAAGAAACGGAATCCAAATCCCCTTCTCAAGCTGTTAATAGCTTGGTGAATAAGCTCTCTGAGCCCGTTATTCGCAAGGCGATGCATCAGGCGATGAAGATCATGGGTCATCAATTCGTTCTTGGACGCTCGATTTCTGAGGCGCAAAAGAACGGCAAAAAGATGCGCGATAAAGGCTATACCTACTCGTTTGATATGTTGGGTGAAGCCGCGCTGACAGACAAAGATGCAGACAAATACTTTAATGACTACATCATGGCTATTGAAGCCGTGGGACGCGATGGGTATGGATTAGACACGAGCCCAGCTCCGTCTGTTTCTATTAAGCTATCTGCATTGCATCCACGCTACGAAGTTGCGAATTACGAACGCGTGATGGATGAGATGTATTCCACCGTTCTTAAATTGCTTGAAAAAGCCCGTGAGCTTGATGTCGCGATAACCATTGATGCGGAAGAAGCGGACCGCTTAGAGCTCTCACTTAAGCTCTTTGAAAAGCTTTACCGAAGCGAAAGTGTTAAAGGGTGGGGTAAGTTTGGACTGGTTGTTCAAGCCTACTCGAAACGTGCGTTGCCTGTACTGGTTTGGCTAAATGGTTTGGCAAAAGATCAAGGTGATTTAATTCCATTACGTTTAGTGAAAGGCGCGTACTGGGACAGCGAAATTAAATGGTCGCAACAAGGTGGGTACGATAACTATCCGGTTTATACTCGCAAAGAAGCGACGGATGTTGCTTACCTAGCGTGTGCACGCTTTTTATTGAGTGCAGAAGTGCGCGGCAATATTTTCCCTCAATTCGCGAGCCACAATGCACATACCGTTACTGCAATCGCGGTGATGGCCGATCACGGCGACTACGAATTCCAACGATTGCATGGTATGGGTGATGCGTTGTACGAGCATGCGATGTCTGCATTTGGACAATCCGTTCGTATCTACGCACCAGTTGGAAGCCACAAAGACTTACTTCCATACCTTGTTCGTCGCCTACTTGAGAATGGTGCAAACAGTTCCTTTGTTCATCGTTTGGTTGATGCTCGTTGCCCTGTCGACACGCTGACCCATCACCCTGTCGATTCGCTATTGGCATTTGAAACGCTGAATAACACTCAGATACCTCTACCAGGTGATATTTTTGATGATCGCAAAAACTCGATCGGCGTCAATGTGGATATTGACAGCGAAGCCGAAGTGTTTGAGAAGGCTGTTCATGCCTTTAGTGATCGTCAATGGAAAGGTGCGCCAATTATTAATGGTGTGAACCTTTTCGAAAGCATGATCAAGGAAGGCGTACAGCCAACCGCGGTTACAGCTCCCTACGATCGTAATAAACACGTCGGTAATTTGGTCTTTGCAAACCTTGATCATGTTTCCGAAGCTTTGAACAGCGCTGCCGCTAATGTGGATGAATGGCGCAGTAAATCCACAGAGGCTCGAGGCGAGTATCTCAATACACTTGCCGATTTGATGGAGCGCGATTTAGCCGAGTTGGTGGCTTTGTGTCATCACGAGGCTGGAAAAACGATTCACGACTGTATTGACGAGGTACGTGAAGCGGTCGATTTCTGTCGCTTCTACGCAAATCAGGCGAATCTCTTGAAAGCGCAGCACATCACCGCATTTGATGGCTCAACTAAGCAGGTGACGCGTGAAGGGCGTGGTGTGTTTGTTTGTATTAGTCCATGGAACTTCCCATTAGCGATTTTCCTTGGTCAAGTTACAGCGGCACTAGTTGCAGGTAACACGGTTGTGGCGAAACCCGCAGAGCAAACCAGCCTTATTGCAGTTAAAGCGATTGAGTTGATGCTAGAAGCCGGCGTACCAGCAGGCGTTATTCAGTTGCTTCCAGGTATTGGTCGCGAAATCGGTAGCGCATTAACCTCTCACCCAGCCATCGCGGGTGTTGCGTTTACAGGATCGACGGAAACAGCTCAGCGAATCAACGCAACGTTGGCAAGCCGCGAAGCTGCTCCCGTTCCGTTTATTGCGGAAACCGGTGGTCAGAATGCCATGATCGTCGACAGCACCGCCTTACCAGAACAAGTGGTTCGTGATGTTATGCGTTCGGCTTTTGCCTCTGCAGGACAACGCTGCTCCGCTCTTCGCGTTTTATTTGTTCAAGAAGATATTGCCGATCGAATTACGTCACTCATTCAGGGCGCAATGGCTCAATTGGATGTGGGTTTACCCTACTTACATAAAACCGACGTAGGTCCTGTCATTGACCAGACTGCTAAAACCAATTTGCTTGCTCACATTGAAAATATGTCGAGTACGCAAAAACTGGTCGCGCAGGCAGAGCTTTCTCACGCCTGTGCAAATGGTGATTACGTCGCCCCTTCTGCATTTGAAATTGATGATATTTCAGTATTAGAAAAAGAGCATTTTGGCCCGATTCTTCACATTGTGCGCTTTAAAGCGAACCAAATTGCTGATGTGGTTAAACAAATTAACAACACAGGTTTTGGCTTGACCATGGGTGTTCATAGTAGGAATGAAACTACCTACCGCTGGATCGAAAAACACATTCGAGTCGGTAACTGTTACATCAATCGCGACCAAGTTGGCGCGGTCGTTGGCGTTCAGCCATTTGGTGGTCAAGGGCTGTCGGGCACAGGTCCTAAAGCTGGTGGTCCACATTATCTGATCCGATTCACTCAAGCCGTTTACGCATAA
- a CDS encoding 1-pyrroline-5-carboxylate dehydrogenase: MAHQVTCFSDAYSAWENWNLTGYEQRSAAITSFTKALSQKESATSAVCSYHLEKSEALLAKTHLMPGPTGETNELYTAGRGVCLLLQDESSDTGRQAVTAQLICALLAGNAVILSSDDAVFTQAIEQAISSTSLPAHVLQVIPRESAQEILECDVRALGFVGSPEQEILLNRSLSNRNGAIVSFISETDLVGLPTALDPFLALRFVTERTRTINITAVGGNATLLELGSDGH, translated from the coding sequence ATGGCACATCAAGTCACTTGTTTTTCAGATGCATACTCAGCATGGGAAAATTGGAACCTAACTGGCTACGAACAGCGTAGCGCCGCAATTACCTCTTTCACTAAGGCACTTAGTCAAAAGGAATCTGCGACCAGTGCGGTATGTTCGTATCACCTAGAGAAAAGCGAAGCATTACTGGCTAAAACCCATTTGATGCCAGGGCCTACAGGTGAAACAAACGAGCTTTACACAGCTGGCAGAGGCGTTTGTTTGTTGCTTCAAGATGAATCGTCCGACACCGGGCGACAGGCTGTTACGGCGCAGTTAATTTGCGCTTTATTAGCGGGTAACGCCGTTATTTTGAGTTCGGATGATGCCGTATTCACGCAGGCAATTGAGCAAGCGATATCGAGTACTTCATTACCCGCTCATGTTTTACAGGTTATTCCTCGAGAATCCGCTCAGGAAATTCTAGAGTGCGATGTTCGCGCTTTAGGTTTTGTTGGTTCTCCAGAACAAGAAATTCTTCTTAACCGAAGTTTATCCAATCGAAACGGTGCCATCGTTTCGTTTATTAGTGAAACGGATCTTGTTGGTCTTCCGACAGCATTAGATCCATTCCTTGCTTTGCGCTTCGTGACTGAGCGAACGCGCACCATCAATATAACGGCAGTCGGTGGAAACGCGACCTTGCTTGAGCTCGGGAGCGACGGCCACTAG